In one window of Streptomyces roseofulvus DNA:
- a CDS encoding sugar ABC transporter permease yields the protein MSTTPKATDEAPVPEPRTSEDAATEAPAAAAIPAVDPRLLVREQGFKGYVDEFKRKIRSGEIGSLPVVVGLIVIGIVFQALTGNFITSYNLDQITLYAAGPGIMAVGIVFVLLLGEIDLAVGSVAGLAGSVWGVFATDMPDSLAILLGILSGTLLGAFHGLVFAKIGVPAFVVTLAGFLGWAGLQTWVMGERSTIPTPIGSFVGDLTKYYFSDVAAAYGLAVVVVAAFYLAQLRDSRRRKAAELPHRPHSEILLRTGVLAALVLVAAYGFNQEKGLPLSLVIFLVILLVTDFVLRRTTYGRQVFAVGGGIEAARRAGINVAWIRISVFMISGTLGAIGGLFLASATGGADRSLGGGNQLMMCIAAAVIGGTSLFGGRGKVWSALLGILVLQSIVQGLNQLNLESNAIQYMITGAVLLIAVIIDSVSRKTQKSAGRA from the coding sequence GTGAGCACGACCCCGAAGGCGACCGACGAGGCGCCCGTGCCCGAGCCCCGTACCTCCGAGGACGCCGCCACCGAGGCCCCGGCCGCCGCCGCGATCCCCGCCGTCGACCCCCGCCTCCTCGTCCGCGAGCAGGGCTTCAAGGGCTACGTCGACGAGTTCAAGCGCAAGATCCGCTCCGGCGAGATCGGCTCCCTGCCCGTCGTCGTCGGCCTCATCGTCATCGGCATCGTCTTCCAGGCGCTGACCGGCAACTTCATCACCTCGTACAACCTCGACCAGATCACGCTGTACGCGGCCGGCCCCGGCATCATGGCCGTCGGCATCGTCTTCGTGCTGCTGCTCGGCGAGATCGACCTCGCCGTCGGCTCCGTCGCCGGCCTCGCGGGCTCCGTCTGGGGCGTCTTCGCCACCGACATGCCGGACTCCCTCGCGATCCTCCTCGGCATCCTCTCCGGCACCCTCCTCGGCGCCTTCCACGGCCTGGTCTTCGCCAAGATCGGCGTTCCCGCCTTCGTCGTCACCCTGGCCGGCTTCCTCGGCTGGGCCGGCCTCCAGACCTGGGTGATGGGCGAGCGCTCCACCATCCCCACCCCGATCGGCAGCTTCGTCGGCGACCTCACCAAGTACTACTTCTCCGACGTCGCCGCCGCCTACGGCCTCGCCGTCGTCGTGGTCGCCGCCTTCTACCTCGCCCAGCTGCGCGACTCCCGCCGCCGCAAGGCCGCCGAGCTGCCGCACCGCCCGCACAGCGAGATCCTGCTGCGCACCGGCGTCCTCGCGGCCCTCGTCCTGGTCGCCGCGTACGGCTTCAACCAGGAGAAGGGCCTGCCCCTCTCCCTGGTGATCTTCCTGGTGATCCTGCTGGTCACCGACTTCGTCCTGCGCCGCACCACCTACGGCCGCCAGGTCTTCGCGGTCGGCGGCGGCATCGAGGCGGCCCGCCGGGCCGGCATCAACGTCGCCTGGATCCGGATCTCCGTCTTCATGATCTCCGGCACCCTCGGCGCCATCGGCGGCCTCTTCCTGGCCTCCGCGACCGGCGGCGCCGACCGCTCCCTCGGCGGCGGCAACCAGCTCATGATGTGCATCGCCGCGGCGGTCATCGGCGGCACGTCCCTCTTCGGCGGCCGCGGCAAGGTCTGGTCGGCGCTCCTCGGCATCCTGGTGCTGCAGTCGATCGTCCAGGGCCTCAACCAGCTCAACCTGGAGTCCAACGCCATCCAGTACATGATCACCGGCGCGGTGCTCCTCATCGCCGTGATCATCGACTCCGTCTCCCGCAAGACCCAGAAGTCGGCGGGACGGGCGTGA
- a CDS encoding acetyl-CoA C-acyltransferase — MPRTVRDVVFVDGVRTPFGKAGPKGIYHETRADDLVVKAIRELLRRNPALDPAKIDEVAIAATTQIGDQGLTLGRTAGILAGLPQSVPGYSIDRMCAGALTAVTSVAGSIAFGAYDAVIAGGVEHMGRHPMGEGVDPNPRFVSEKLVDESALFMGMTAENLHDRYPHITKRRADEYAVRSQEKAAKAYADGKIQQDLVPISVRRTDASTGETGWGLVTADEPMRPGTTLESLEGLKTPFRVHGNVTAGNAAGLNDGATASIIASEEFARENGLPVKMRLVSYAFAGVEPEVMGYGPIPATEKALAKAGLTIDDIDLFEINEAFAVQVLAFLDHYGIADDDARVNQYGGAIAFGHPLASSGVRLMTQLARQFEEQPEVRYGLTTMCVGFGMGATVIWENPHWEGK; from the coding sequence GTGCCTCGTACCGTCAGGGACGTCGTCTTCGTCGACGGCGTCCGCACCCCGTTCGGCAAGGCGGGCCCGAAGGGCATCTACCACGAGACCCGCGCCGACGACCTCGTCGTGAAGGCCATCCGGGAGCTGCTGCGCCGCAACCCGGCCCTCGACCCGGCGAAGATCGACGAGGTCGCGATCGCCGCGACGACCCAGATCGGCGACCAGGGCCTCACCCTCGGCCGTACCGCCGGCATCCTGGCCGGGCTGCCGCAGTCCGTGCCGGGCTACTCCATCGACCGCATGTGCGCCGGCGCGCTGACCGCGGTGACCTCGGTGGCCGGCTCCATCGCCTTCGGCGCGTACGACGCCGTCATCGCCGGCGGTGTCGAGCACATGGGCCGTCACCCCATGGGCGAGGGCGTCGACCCGAACCCGCGGTTCGTCAGCGAGAAGCTGGTCGACGAGTCCGCCCTCTTCATGGGCATGACCGCCGAGAACCTGCACGACCGCTACCCGCACATCACCAAGCGCCGCGCCGACGAGTACGCCGTGCGCTCGCAGGAGAAGGCCGCCAAGGCGTACGCCGACGGCAAGATCCAGCAGGACCTGGTGCCGATCTCGGTGCGCCGCACCGACGCCTCCACCGGCGAGACCGGCTGGGGCCTGGTCACCGCCGACGAGCCGATGCGCCCGGGCACCACCCTGGAGTCGCTGGAGGGCCTGAAGACGCCGTTCCGCGTCCACGGCAACGTCACCGCGGGCAACGCAGCCGGCCTGAACGACGGCGCCACCGCGTCGATCATCGCCTCCGAGGAGTTCGCCCGCGAGAACGGCCTCCCGGTCAAGATGCGCCTCGTCTCGTACGCCTTCGCCGGCGTCGAGCCGGAGGTCATGGGCTACGGTCCGATCCCGGCCACCGAGAAGGCCCTGGCCAAGGCCGGTCTGACGATCGACGACATCGACCTGTTCGAGATCAACGAGGCGTTCGCCGTCCAGGTCCTCGCCTTCCTCGACCACTACGGCATCGCCGACGACGACGCGCGCGTCAACCAGTACGGCGGCGCCATCGCGTTCGGTCACCCGCTCGCCTCCTCCGGCGTCCGTCTGATGACGCAGCTGGCCCGCCAGTTCGAGGAGCAGCCCGAGGTCCGCTACGGCCTCACCACCATGTGCGTCGGCTTCGGCATGGGCGCGACGGTCATCTGGGAGAACCCCCACTGGGAGGGCAAGTGA
- a CDS encoding 3-hydroxyacyl-CoA dehydrogenase NAD-binding domain-containing protein, translating to MSTTAELLKGAAELFPDEVVTQAHVRHFELPFGAGRFALITLDNGFDHTKPTTFGPQSLANLNAAIDQVEAEAANGEIVAAGLTGKPFIFAVGADLKGVELLRKHDEALAIGKGGHDVFKRLSALAVPTFAYYNGAAMGGGVEVGLHCTYRTVSKALPAFSLPEVFLGLVPGWGGCAILPNLIGAEKAVQVIIENSLNQNRQLKGKQVFELGIADAIFEGADFLEQSLVWTAGVLNGTVTVERPEIDRGEGWDAAVAKGRAIADSKVHGAAPAAYRALAIIEAAKDGDLQKGFDAEDQALADLIMGGELRSGIYAFNLVQKRGKRPAGAPDKNLARPVTKVGVVGAGLMASQLALLFLRRLEVPVVLTDIDQERVDKGVGYVHGEIEKLLGKGRINQDKANRLKGLVSGVLDKAEGFADADFIIEAVFEEMSVKQKVFAEVEAVAPAHAILATNTSSLSVSEMASKLRHPERVVGFHFFNPVAVLPLLEIVKGEQTDDASLATAFGVAKKLKKTAVLTKDAPAFVVNRILTRFMGEIQNVIDEGTPVETAEKAVEPLGLPMSPLVLLELVGPAIGLHVSETLNRAFPERFTVSPNLKAVVEAGKRGFYVYKPENGFKPELDPEVAALLKQGDTVLTEQQVRDRVLDAVAQEIGLMLEEGVVAEAQDIDLCLITGAGWPFHLGGITPYLDREGVSERVNGKRFLAQGVASVPA from the coding sequence GTGAGCACCACCGCCGAGCTTCTGAAGGGCGCCGCCGAGCTCTTCCCCGACGAGGTCGTCACCCAGGCCCACGTGCGCCACTTCGAGCTGCCCTTCGGGGCCGGCCGGTTCGCGCTCATCACCCTGGACAACGGCTTCGACCACACCAAGCCGACCACCTTCGGCCCGCAGTCCCTCGCCAACCTGAACGCGGCGATCGACCAGGTCGAGGCCGAGGCCGCCAACGGCGAGATCGTCGCCGCCGGCCTCACCGGCAAGCCGTTCATCTTCGCGGTCGGCGCCGACCTCAAGGGCGTCGAGCTGCTGAGGAAGCACGACGAGGCGCTCGCCATCGGCAAGGGCGGCCACGACGTCTTCAAGCGGCTCTCCGCGCTCGCCGTGCCGACCTTCGCGTACTACAACGGCGCGGCCATGGGCGGCGGCGTCGAGGTCGGTCTGCACTGCACCTACCGCACCGTGTCGAAGGCCCTCCCGGCCTTCTCGCTCCCCGAGGTCTTCCTCGGCCTGGTGCCCGGCTGGGGCGGCTGCGCGATCCTCCCGAACCTGATCGGCGCCGAGAAGGCCGTCCAGGTCATCATCGAGAACTCGCTCAACCAGAACCGTCAGCTCAAGGGCAAGCAGGTCTTCGAGCTCGGCATCGCCGACGCGATCTTCGAGGGCGCCGACTTCCTGGAGCAGTCGCTCGTCTGGACCGCCGGTGTCCTCAACGGCACCGTCACGGTCGAGCGTCCGGAGATCGACCGGGGCGAGGGCTGGGACGCCGCCGTCGCCAAGGGCCGCGCGATCGCCGACTCCAAGGTGCACGGCGCCGCCCCGGCCGCCTACCGTGCCCTCGCCATCATCGAGGCCGCCAAGGACGGCGACCTCCAGAAGGGCTTCGACGCCGAGGACCAGGCCCTCGCGGACCTGATCATGGGCGGCGAACTCCGCTCCGGCATCTACGCCTTCAACCTGGTGCAGAAGCGGGGCAAGCGCCCCGCCGGCGCCCCGGACAAGAACCTGGCCCGCCCGGTCACCAAGGTCGGCGTCGTCGGCGCCGGTCTGATGGCCTCCCAGCTGGCCCTGCTCTTCCTGCGCCGCCTCGAGGTGCCGGTCGTCCTGACCGACATCGACCAGGAGCGCGTGGACAAGGGCGTCGGCTACGTCCACGGCGAGATCGAGAAGCTGCTCGGCAAGGGCCGCATCAACCAGGACAAGGCCAACCGTCTCAAGGGCCTGGTCTCCGGTGTCCTCGACAAGGCCGAGGGCTTCGCGGACGCGGACTTCATCATCGAGGCCGTGTTCGAGGAGATGTCCGTCAAGCAGAAGGTGTTCGCGGAGGTCGAGGCGGTGGCCCCGGCGCACGCGATCCTCGCCACCAACACCTCCTCGCTGTCGGTCTCCGAGATGGCGTCCAAGCTCCGGCACCCGGAGCGCGTGGTCGGCTTCCACTTCTTCAACCCGGTCGCCGTCCTGCCGCTCCTGGAGATCGTCAAGGGCGAGCAGACCGACGACGCCTCCCTCGCCACCGCCTTCGGCGTGGCGAAGAAGCTGAAGAAGACCGCGGTCCTCACCAAGGACGCCCCGGCGTTCGTCGTGAACCGCATCCTGACCCGCTTCATGGGCGAGATCCAGAACGTCATCGACGAGGGCACCCCGGTCGAGACGGCGGAGAAGGCGGTCGAGCCGCTGGGCCTGCCGATGTCGCCGCTGGTCCTCCTGGAGCTCGTGGGCCCGGCCATCGGCCTGCACGTCTCCGAGACCCTGAACCGCGCCTTCCCGGAGCGCTTCACGGTCTCCCCCAACCTGAAGGCGGTCGTCGAGGCCGGCAAGCGCGGCTTCTACGTCTACAAGCCGGAGAACGGCTTCAAGCCGGAGCTCGACCCCGAGGTCGCCGCGCTGCTCAAGCAGGGCGACACCGTCCTCACCGAGCAGCAGGTCCGCGACCGCGTCCTCGACGCGGTGGCGCAGGAGATCGGCCTCATGCTGGAGGAGGGTGTCGTCGCCGAGGCGCAGGACATCGACCTCTGCCTGATCACCGGTGCCGGCTGGCCCTTCCACCTGGGCGGCATCACGCCGTACCTGGACCGCGAGGGCGTCTCCGAGCGCGTCAACGGCAAGCGTTTCCTGGCGCAGGGCGTGGCGAGCGTTCCCGCGTAA
- a CDS encoding alpha/beta fold hydrolase, with the protein MPVVTTDHKVTHKSTVPANKDEIVELFVRERNGTPPGQPRKPVLMLHGRSVPAVAGFDLPYKTYSWAESLAKAGYDVFLMELQGSGLSPRPEMDDPHNVNPSQQQLLTPRPPGFTPGPPSYPYQLTNSSSDRDELDTVVQFVLDQTGAAKVAFIGWSAAAFHMGPYAIDHPDRVASLFLLAPIFPADGSSTPPSPLPQPGFPMFIGGKTGFVRALDSEVHCVDQREPGVADAAWATIMKCDPVGSTWGPPTGFNRIRNFVRWGWNRTTAAQGGVLGGSVPVLIVYGDNDTQANTSPHNPDPELNFSVPELYDSIAGSHKLMVRLACAGHSVVWEMQHKNLHNLSKHWLDHLKVDGKTQGVFDMDPDGILSPAP; encoded by the coding sequence ATGCCCGTCGTCACGACCGACCACAAGGTCACCCACAAGTCCACCGTTCCGGCGAACAAGGACGAGATCGTCGAGCTCTTCGTGCGGGAGCGGAACGGCACGCCCCCGGGGCAGCCGCGCAAGCCGGTCCTGATGCTTCACGGCCGGAGCGTCCCGGCGGTCGCCGGCTTCGACCTCCCGTACAAGACGTACAGCTGGGCCGAGTCGCTGGCGAAGGCCGGGTACGACGTCTTCCTGATGGAGCTCCAGGGATCCGGTCTGTCGCCGCGCCCCGAGATGGACGACCCCCACAACGTGAACCCGTCCCAGCAGCAGCTGCTGACGCCGAGGCCACCCGGATTCACCCCCGGCCCACCCAGCTACCCGTACCAGCTGACCAACTCCTCCAGCGACCGGGACGAGCTGGACACCGTCGTGCAGTTCGTCCTGGACCAGACCGGGGCCGCGAAGGTCGCCTTCATCGGCTGGTCCGCCGCCGCCTTCCACATGGGGCCGTACGCGATCGACCACCCCGACCGGGTCGCGAGCCTGTTCCTGCTGGCCCCGATCTTCCCGGCGGACGGCTCGTCCACCCCGCCGTCCCCGCTGCCCCAGCCCGGCTTCCCGATGTTCATCGGCGGGAAGACGGGCTTCGTCCGGGCCCTGGACAGCGAGGTGCACTGCGTCGACCAGCGTGAACCCGGCGTCGCCGACGCGGCATGGGCCACGATCATGAAGTGCGACCCGGTCGGCAGCACCTGGGGGCCGCCCACCGGGTTCAACCGGATCAGGAACTTCGTCCGGTGGGGCTGGAACAGGACCACCGCGGCGCAGGGCGGCGTGCTGGGCGGCAGCGTGCCGGTGCTCATCGTGTACGGCGACAACGACACCCAGGCGAACACCTCGCCGCACAACCCCGACCCGGAGCTCAACTTCTCCGTCCCCGAGCTCTACGACTCCATCGCGGGCTCCCACAAGCTGATGGTCAGGCTGGCCTGCGCCGGGCACTCGGTGGTGTGGGAGATGCAGCACAAGAACCTGCACAACCTCTCGAAGCACTGGCTCGACCACCTCAAGGTCGACGGCAAGACCCAGGGCGTCTTCGACATGGACCCCGACGGCATCCTCAGTCCGGCCCCGTAA
- a CDS encoding amino acid permease: protein MFRTKSVEQSIRDTEEPEHALRKSLSAWDLTVFGVGVIIGTGIFVLTGKVAKENAGPATALAFVAAGIVCALAALCYAEFASTVPVAGSAYTFAYASIGELPAWIIGWDLVLEFALGTAVVAVGWSGYVRSLMDNIGWHLPAALEGPDAPGGTFDILAFLLVLVLTVILVLGMKLSARITAVVVAIKVTVVMIVIVAGLFFIVGDNYKPFIPPAVTPEGGGSNWDSPLVQLLFGYEPTNFGVMGIFTAASIVFFAFIGFDVVATAAEETKLPQRDMPRGILGSLFICTVLYVAVALVVTGMQHYTELSVSAPLADAFKAAGHPFYAGVISFGAAVGLTTVCLILLLGQTRVFFAMSRDGLLPRFFSVTHPRFKTPYRPTILLGVIIAVVAGFTSINELATLVNIGTLFAFVMVAAGVMVLRRTRPDLHRAFKTPWVPVLPILSIAASLWLMLNLPGETWFRFAVWMAIGIVVYFLYGRGHSRLGREGRDAPY from the coding sequence ATGTTCCGGACCAAGTCGGTCGAGCAGTCCATCCGGGACACCGAGGAACCGGAGCACGCGCTCCGGAAGTCCCTGTCCGCCTGGGACCTCACGGTCTTCGGCGTCGGCGTCATCATCGGCACCGGCATCTTCGTCCTGACCGGCAAGGTCGCCAAGGAGAACGCCGGACCGGCCACCGCGCTCGCCTTCGTCGCGGCCGGCATCGTCTGCGCCCTGGCCGCCCTCTGCTACGCCGAGTTCGCCTCGACGGTGCCGGTGGCCGGATCGGCGTACACCTTCGCGTACGCCTCCATCGGCGAGCTGCCGGCCTGGATCATCGGCTGGGACCTGGTCCTGGAGTTCGCGCTGGGCACGGCGGTGGTGGCGGTCGGCTGGTCCGGGTACGTGCGCTCGCTGATGGACAACATCGGCTGGCATCTGCCGGCCGCTCTGGAGGGACCGGACGCGCCGGGAGGCACCTTCGACATCCTGGCCTTCCTGCTGGTGCTGGTGCTGACCGTGATCCTGGTCCTGGGCATGAAGCTCTCCGCCCGGATCACCGCCGTCGTGGTGGCGATCAAGGTCACCGTGGTGATGATCGTGATCGTCGCGGGCCTGTTCTTCATCGTCGGCGACAACTACAAGCCGTTCATCCCGCCGGCCGTGACGCCCGAGGGCGGCGGCTCGAACTGGGACTCCCCGCTGGTCCAGCTCCTCTTCGGCTACGAGCCCACCAACTTCGGCGTGATGGGCATCTTCACCGCCGCCTCCATCGTCTTCTTCGCCTTCATCGGCTTCGACGTGGTCGCCACCGCCGCCGAGGAGACCAAGCTGCCGCAGCGCGACATGCCCCGGGGCATCCTCGGCTCGCTCTTCATCTGCACCGTGCTGTACGTGGCGGTCGCCCTGGTCGTCACCGGCATGCAGCACTACACCGAACTGTCCGTCAGCGCCCCGCTCGCCGACGCCTTCAAGGCCGCCGGCCATCCCTTCTACGCGGGCGTGATCAGCTTCGGCGCCGCCGTCGGCCTCACCACGGTCTGTCTGATCCTGCTGCTCGGCCAGACCCGCGTCTTCTTCGCCATGAGCCGCGACGGACTGCTGCCCCGCTTCTTCTCGGTCACCCACCCGCGGTTCAAGACCCCGTACCGCCCGACCATCCTGCTCGGCGTGATCATCGCCGTCGTGGCCGGCTTCACCAGCATCAACGAGCTCGCGACCCTGGTGAACATCGGCACCCTCTTCGCCTTCGTGATGGTCGCCGCCGGCGTCATGGTCCTCCGCCGCACCCGCCCCGACCTGCACCGCGCCTTCAAGACCCCGTGGGTGCCCGTGCTGCCGATCCTCTCCATCGCCGCCTCGCTCTGGCTGATGCTCAACCTGCCCGGCGAGACCTGGTTCCGCTTCGCGGTCTGGATGGCGATCGGCATCGTCGTGTACTTCCTGTACGGGCGCGGGCACAGCCGGTTGGGCCGGGAGGGCCGGGACGCCCCGTACTAG
- the dxs gene encoding 1-deoxy-D-xylulose-5-phosphate synthase → MALLTRIRTPRDLDRLSPEQLDQLAAEVRTFLVDAVSKTGGHLGPNLGVVELTIALHRVFDSPKDKVLWDTGHQSYVHKLLTGRQDFSKLKMKGGLSGYPSQAESEHDVIENSHASTVLGWADGLAKANQILKKDDHVVAVIGDGALTGGMAWEALNNIAAAKDRPLVIVVNDNERSYAPTIGGLANHLATLRTTDGYERFLARGKDILERTPVVGKPLYETLHGAKKGLKDFIAPQGMFEDLGLKYVGPIDGHDIEALESALTRAKRFGGPVIVHCLTEKGRGYQPALQDEADRFHAVGKIHPDTGLPIATSGADWTSVFGDEMVALGKEREDIVAITAAMLQPVGLDRFAKEFPERVFDVGIAEQHGAVSAAGLATGGLHPVFAVYATFLNRAFDQVLMDVALHKCGVTFVLDRAGVTGTDGASHNGMWDMSILQVVPGLRLAAPRDADQVRAQLREAVEVTDAPTVVRFSKGAVGPAVPAVGRVGGMDVLREAGTDRPDVLLVSVGALAPMCLEIAGLLDRQGITTTVVDPRWVKPVDEALAPLAADHRVVVTVEDNSRVGGVGSAVAQALRDAGVDVPLRDFGIPPVFLDHASRGEVMAEIGLTAPDIARQVTGLVSRLDGRFEAREQAVEPARD, encoded by the coding sequence GTGGCCCTGCTGACCCGTATCAGGACACCGCGCGACCTGGACCGGCTCTCCCCGGAACAGCTGGACCAGCTGGCCGCGGAGGTCCGGACCTTCCTCGTCGACGCCGTGTCCAAGACCGGCGGACACCTCGGCCCCAACCTCGGCGTGGTCGAACTGACCATCGCCCTGCACCGCGTCTTCGACTCCCCGAAGGACAAGGTCCTCTGGGACACCGGCCACCAGAGCTACGTGCACAAGCTGCTCACCGGCCGCCAGGACTTCTCGAAGCTCAAGATGAAGGGCGGCCTCTCCGGCTACCCCTCGCAGGCCGAGTCCGAGCACGACGTGATCGAGAACTCGCACGCCTCGACCGTCCTCGGCTGGGCCGACGGCCTCGCCAAGGCGAACCAGATCCTGAAGAAGGACGACCACGTCGTCGCCGTCATCGGCGACGGGGCCCTCACCGGCGGCATGGCCTGGGAGGCGCTCAACAACATCGCCGCCGCCAAGGACCGCCCGCTCGTCATCGTCGTCAACGACAACGAGCGCTCGTACGCGCCCACCATCGGCGGCCTCGCCAACCACCTGGCCACCCTGCGCACCACCGACGGCTACGAGCGCTTCCTCGCCCGCGGCAAGGACATCCTGGAGCGCACCCCGGTCGTCGGGAAGCCGCTGTACGAGACCCTGCACGGGGCCAAGAAGGGCCTCAAGGACTTCATCGCCCCCCAGGGCATGTTCGAGGACCTGGGCCTGAAGTACGTCGGCCCCATCGACGGCCACGACATCGAGGCCCTGGAGTCCGCGCTCACCCGCGCCAAGCGCTTCGGCGGCCCGGTCATCGTGCACTGCCTCACCGAGAAGGGCCGCGGCTACCAGCCCGCCCTGCAGGACGAGGCCGACCGCTTCCACGCCGTCGGCAAGATCCACCCCGACACCGGCCTCCCGATCGCCACCTCCGGCGCCGACTGGACCAGCGTCTTCGGCGACGAGATGGTCGCGCTCGGCAAGGAGCGCGAGGACATCGTGGCGATCACCGCCGCCATGCTCCAGCCGGTCGGCCTCGACCGCTTCGCCAAGGAGTTCCCGGAGCGCGTCTTCGACGTCGGCATCGCCGAGCAGCACGGCGCGGTCTCCGCGGCGGGCCTCGCCACCGGTGGTCTGCACCCGGTCTTCGCGGTCTACGCGACCTTCCTCAACCGCGCCTTCGACCAGGTCCTGATGGACGTGGCCCTGCACAAGTGCGGTGTCACCTTCGTCCTCGACCGGGCCGGCGTCACCGGCACCGACGGCGCCTCCCACAACGGCATGTGGGACATGTCGATCCTGCAGGTCGTCCCCGGCCTGCGGCTCGCCGCCCCGCGCGACGCCGACCAGGTCCGCGCCCAGCTGCGCGAGGCCGTCGAGGTCACCGACGCCCCCACCGTGGTCCGCTTCTCCAAGGGCGCGGTCGGCCCCGCCGTCCCCGCCGTGGGCCGGGTCGGCGGCATGGACGTGCTCCGCGAGGCCGGCACCGACCGGCCCGACGTCCTGCTGGTCTCCGTCGGCGCGCTCGCCCCGATGTGCCTGGAGATCGCCGGCCTCCTCGACCGGCAGGGCATCACCACCACCGTGGTCGACCCCCGCTGGGTCAAGCCGGTCGACGAGGCCCTCGCCCCGCTCGCCGCCGACCACCGGGTCGTCGTCACGGTCGAGGACAACAGCCGCGTCGGCGGCGTCGGTTCGGCCGTCGCCCAGGCGCTGCGCGACGCGGGCGTCGACGTGCCGCTGCGTGACTTCGGCATCCCGCCGGTCTTCCTCGACCACGCCTCCCGCGGCGAGGTCATGGCCGAGATCGGCCTGACCGCCCCCGACATCGCGCGCCAGGTCACCGGTTTGGTCTCGCGCCTCGACGGACGTTTCGAGGCCCGGGAGCAGGCCGTGGAGCCCGCCCGCGACTGA